One Caloramator mitchellensis genomic window, CTTTTTCAAATTTATCTATAGCCTTATTAAAGGCAATTAATGCAATGCTAAGCTCATCATCGTTTTCCCATTCCATCCTTCTTTTACATATGCTCGAAACAACATTATATATAAACTTCTTGTTTTCATTTATTAACTCTTCCTTATTGTTCTTTTGCCACATCTCCTTCCCCCTCTCATTTATTTATACGAAATAAATACTTTTTTTAAGTGGGTACCCCCTTAAATTATTTTCAGCTTGCGTATTAATTAGTGAAAACAATCAAAAGGAGGAATCTAGGATGAAAAAAATTATCGTATTTGCTGTTTCACTTATCATATCATTTAATCTTACTATTGCTCATGCTGAAACTCAAGAAGTAAATGCTGGAATTACCCCTGACAGTATTTTATATCCAATTGACAAATTAGTAGATGAAGTTAAAATTGCTCTAGCTGATGATTCACAAGAAAAGATAGAAGTTATAACAACTGTTGCAGAAGAAAGATTATCCGAGGCACAAGTCATGGCTGAAGAAGGAAAAGAAGAATTAACAAAAACAACCGTAGAAGAATATCAAAGTAAAATGGATGATGCACAATCTGAATTTAAAACAATTATAGATAATGAAAATCAAACAACTGAGGTAAAGTCTGAAGAAATAGACAAGATAAAAGAACAAATAGATGCTAAATATAAAAAATCTATTGAAGTGCTAACAAAAATACAAGAAAAGGTTTCTGAAAATGCAAAGCCTACCATTCAAAAGGTTATTGAGCTTCAAACTGCAAAAAAAGAAGCTGTAGTTAATATGGTTGAAAAGAGACATGAATTAAACACCGCTAGAAAAGCTCTCAATGAAGCTGAAGAAATGCTAAAAGCAGCAATAGAGT contains:
- a CDS encoding DUF5667 domain-containing protein, coding for MKKIIVFAVSLIISFNLTIAHAETQEVNAGITPDSILYPIDKLVDEVKIALADDSQEKIEVITTVAEERLSEAQVMAEEGKEELTKTTVEEYQSKMDDAQSEFKTIIDNENQTTEVKSEEIDKIKEQIDAKYKKSIEVLTKIQEKVSENAKPTIQKVIELQTAKKEAVVNMVEKRHELNTARKALNEAEEMLKAAIESNNEDEIKKASELLNTAKSSFEAKKAELKSAMEAKKQVMKNKELKKEVKNTLKQEVKNGTITKQEAKEVRKMVNGNLENKEKNQERNKTEENNNSKNKKGKGKKFLDTINKNVVSE